From one Verrucomicrobiia bacterium genomic stretch:
- a CDS encoding response regulator, protein MSTPGQTQATTQILVVDDEPTVHVSIEAILGYGPYRLVHADNAQAALKIYAEGNIDLVLLDVMMPGMTGLEACKKICAQKPIVPVPVILMSALNSEDVIVDGLAAGATDFVTKPFRLHELRARVQGAARLRLAFLSKHHEMQKRQELISMVVHDIRGPLTIFRGFTALLQENLLEAGDIARYTKTLNFECDRIASMVNDMLMIALNDREGLQLEIKQQNLVPLVNRLISSHRSIATASGINLIFAPSDSNILAECDQMILERCLENLILNAIKHSQGPSSIDISLEQNPDHIQITVRDHGPGISPEYQQQIFNLFSMGAGQRKGKHGYGIGLAFCKLAMDEHQGSISVTNALGGGAEFKLTFPKCHSIPHDYPIDSCAKPAIPTVQPSLNSNHTSLCLD, encoded by the coding sequence ATGAGCACACCCGGCCAAACCCAAGCAACGACACAAATTCTGGTCGTCGATGATGAACCTACCGTCCATGTAAGTATCGAGGCCATCTTGGGCTATGGCCCATACAGATTGGTTCACGCAGACAATGCTCAAGCAGCACTGAAAATCTACGCCGAAGGGAATATCGACCTCGTTCTATTGGACGTCATGATGCCGGGTATGACCGGATTGGAAGCTTGTAAAAAAATCTGCGCACAAAAACCCATAGTGCCCGTACCAGTGATCTTGATGTCTGCCTTGAATTCGGAAGATGTCATCGTAGATGGTCTGGCAGCCGGGGCTACCGATTTCGTGACCAAGCCTTTTCGCCTGCACGAGCTACGGGCCAGAGTTCAGGGTGCCGCCAGACTGAGACTGGCCTTTCTCAGCAAGCATCACGAAATGCAGAAACGGCAAGAACTCATCAGCATGGTCGTGCATGACATCCGCGGTCCATTGACCATCTTCCGCGGTTTCACAGCCCTCCTTCAGGAAAACCTTCTCGAAGCCGGAGACATTGCACGTTACACCAAGACTTTAAATTTTGAGTGTGACCGGATCGCCAGCATGGTGAACGACATGCTCATGATCGCTCTAAACGACCGGGAAGGCTTACAACTCGAGATCAAACAGCAGAACTTGGTGCCTTTGGTGAACCGCTTGATTTCTTCACACCGGTCGATAGCGACTGCCTCCGGGATCAATCTCATCTTCGCCCCATCCGACTCCAATATTTTAGCCGAATGCGATCAGATGATTTTGGAACGCTGTCTGGAAAACCTCATCCTCAATGCAATCAAGCATTCCCAAGGACCATCTTCCATTGATATCTCCTTGGAACAAAATCCTGACCATATCCAAATCACCGTCCGAGATCACGGGCCAGGAATCTCACCCGAATACCAACAACAGATATTCAATCTGTTTAGTATGGGAGCAGGCCAGCGCAAGGGAAAACACGGATATGGCATCGGCCTAGCTTTTTGCAAACTGGCGATGGATGAGCATCAAGGCAGTATCTCAGTGACAAATGCTCTAGGAGGTGGAGCAGAATTTAAGCTGACCTTCCCGAAGTGCCATTCAATCCCTCATGATTACCCAATCGACTCCTGCGCTAAACCTGCTATTCCCACTGTGCAGCCAAGCCTCAACAGCAATCATACAAGTCTCTGCTTGGATTAG